In Pedobacter sp. W3I1, one DNA window encodes the following:
- the rpsU gene encoding 30S ribosomal protein S21, translated as MIIINIKDGESLDKALKRFKKKFEKTGVLRELRSRQAYEKKSVARRTEIKHAVYIQNMNLDTTS; from the coding sequence ATGATCATTATCAACATTAAAGACGGCGAATCATTAGATAAAGCCCTTAAACGTTTCAAGAAAAAGTTTGAAAAAACTGGTGTATTGAGAGAACTACGTAGTCGTCAGGCATACGAGAAAAAATCCGTTGCCCGCCGTACTGAAATTAAACATGCTGTTTACATTCAGAATATGAATCTAGATACAACTTCTTAG
- a CDS encoding DUF6496 domain-containing protein codes for MAKYSEKAGEKVEKTMHEMKEGKLKSGSGKKVTSKKQAIAIGLSEARKAGAKVPKKG; via the coding sequence ATGGCAAAGTATTCAGAAAAAGCTGGTGAGAAAGTAGAAAAAACCATGCACGAAATGAAAGAGGGTAAGCTTAAAAGCGGATCAGGTAAAAAAGTGACTTCCAAAAAGCAGGCAATTGCTATCGGTTTATCGGAAGCGAGGAAAGCAGGAGCGAAGGTACCTAAGAAAGGTTAG
- a CDS encoding acyl-CoA dehydrogenase: protein MSVSFDFSETETQQSVKAMVRDFAEKNIRPHIMEWDEVQHFPVELFKQLGELGLMGVLVPEEYGGSGLGYQEYVDVIVEVARVCGSIGLSLAAHNSLCTGHILAFANEEQKQRWLPKLATAEWIGAWGLTEANTGSDALRMMTTAVEDGDDYIINGAKNWITHGKSGDIAVVMVRTGEQGSSKGISAIVVERGTPGFTAGKKENKLGMRASETTEMIFDNCRVPKANLLGNVGEGFKQAMKVLDGGRISIAALALGIAKGAFDAAVAYSKQRQQFGQPIASFQAISFKLADMATEIEAAELLIRQAADLKNRHLPMTKESAMAKYFASEVSVRVATDAVQIFGGYGYTKDFPVEKFYRDSKLCTIGEGTSEIQKIVIAREILQR, encoded by the coding sequence ATGAGCGTAAGCTTCGATTTTTCAGAAACAGAAACTCAGCAGAGTGTAAAGGCCATGGTCCGCGATTTTGCAGAGAAAAACATTCGTCCACATATAATGGAATGGGATGAGGTACAGCATTTTCCTGTAGAATTGTTTAAACAGCTCGGCGAATTAGGTTTAATGGGTGTTTTAGTTCCGGAAGAATATGGAGGATCTGGATTGGGCTATCAGGAGTATGTTGATGTAATTGTAGAAGTGGCCCGGGTTTGTGGTTCAATCGGTTTATCATTAGCCGCACACAACTCTTTATGTACCGGCCATATTCTGGCATTTGCTAATGAAGAACAGAAACAAAGGTGGCTGCCAAAGCTGGCAACGGCCGAGTGGATTGGTGCCTGGGGATTAACCGAGGCCAATACAGGTTCTGATGCCTTAAGAATGATGACCACTGCTGTTGAAGATGGCGACGATTACATTATAAACGGTGCAAAAAATTGGATTACCCACGGCAAAAGCGGCGATATTGCAGTTGTTATGGTAAGAACGGGGGAGCAGGGGAGCTCGAAAGGGATTTCGGCCATTGTAGTAGAGCGTGGTACACCTGGTTTTACCGCAGGCAAAAAAGAAAATAAATTAGGAATGCGGGCATCAGAAACTACAGAAATGATTTTTGATAATTGCCGCGTACCCAAAGCCAATTTATTGGGCAATGTTGGCGAAGGCTTTAAACAAGCCATGAAGGTTTTAGATGGCGGAAGAATTTCTATTGCCGCATTGGCCTTAGGAATTGCAAAAGGCGCTTTTGATGCCGCAGTAGCCTATTCAAAACAGCGGCAGCAATTTGGACAGCCGATTGCCAGCTTTCAGGCCATTAGTTTTAAGCTTGCCGATATGGCTACCGAAATTGAAGCAGCTGAATTATTGATCCGTCAGGCTGCAGATTTAAAGAACAGACATTTGCCTATGACAAAAGAATCGGCTATGGCGAAATATTTTGCCTCAGAGGTTTCGGTAAGGGTAGCCACAGATGCCGTTCAGATATTTGGTGGTTATGGTTATACTAAAGATTTTCCGGTGGAGAAATTCTATCGTGATAGTAAATTATGTACAATAGGCGAGGGAACATCAGAAATACAGAAAATTGTAATTGCCAGAGAAATATTGCAGAGGTAG
- a CDS encoding ComEA family DNA-binding protein, translating into MRIWLNKNFGVSKSEFNGLLFLVFIIIVIKATPIIYGYYQPVSNDDPNLLAQIQKISITDQAYANTIRDRIEGSIPKKPIKLFKFNPNTLDAQGWQTLGLSAKQAQSIINYTAKGGKFYKPEDLQKMYTISPEMYKKILPYAHIPDQPLNASGKYAPFEKKEYAKKTSVIVDINKADSTQLDEIKGIGGTFALRIIKYRERLGGFYKKEQLLEVYGLDSNKYAEIKDQIEISNTPLKTINVNTATFNDLKRNPYLSYKQINAIIQYRKQHGNYSGVSDLKKIVLLNQQVIDKITPYISF; encoded by the coding sequence ATGAGAATTTGGCTCAACAAAAATTTTGGTGTTAGCAAAAGTGAATTTAATGGATTGCTGTTTCTGGTCTTTATTATAATTGTAATTAAGGCTACACCTATTATATATGGCTATTATCAGCCGGTTTCAAATGATGATCCGAATCTTTTAGCACAAATTCAGAAGATAAGCATAACAGATCAGGCATATGCCAATACTATTCGCGATCGGATTGAAGGTTCAATCCCTAAAAAACCAATTAAGCTTTTTAAATTCAATCCCAACACTTTAGATGCACAAGGTTGGCAAACTTTAGGCTTATCGGCAAAACAGGCACAATCGATTATAAATTATACCGCGAAGGGTGGCAAGTTTTATAAGCCCGAAGATCTTCAGAAAATGTATACCATTTCTCCTGAAATGTACAAGAAGATACTGCCTTATGCTCACATCCCCGATCAGCCCCTCAATGCTTCAGGAAAATATGCACCTTTCGAAAAAAAGGAATATGCTAAAAAAACTTCGGTCATCGTTGATATTAATAAGGCAGACTCGACACAATTGGATGAGATAAAAGGCATTGGCGGAACTTTTGCACTTAGAATTATTAAATACCGTGAACGTTTAGGCGGTTTTTACAAGAAAGAGCAGCTGCTCGAAGTTTATGGCTTAGATTCTAATAAGTATGCCGAAATTAAAGATCAGATTGAAATCAGTAATACCCCGTTAAAAACAATAAATGTAAATACAGCAACTTTTAACGATTTAAAGCGTAATCCATATCTTTCTTACAAGCAGATCAATGCCATTATTCAATACCGTAAGCAGCATGGCAATTATTCCGGCGTATCTGATCTGAAGAAGATTGTGCTCCTCAACCAGCAGGTTATAGATAAAATTACCCCTTACATTTCTTTTTAG